One Sparus aurata chromosome 5, fSpaAur1.1, whole genome shotgun sequence genomic window carries:
- the LOC115582350 gene encoding STAM-binding protein-like A, with product MADHNDVSLPPEERVRALTKKGSSVEVNDDVPPRRYFRSGMEMVRMANIYTEEGNIEHAFVLYNKYITLFIEKLPKHRDYKTANIPEKKDTLKKLKDVAFPQAEVLKKALLRRFDQEYAQYLVKKKAEEEALAREQSKQRALDAERERVAEMQRRQREQEQFSAFEEMIRRQELEKERQRVLLEFATPATPSPDTPLIPGIQVPSIVSPTTPQSPGDMSGGINHQHNRPPSTIGTPATGLPSFDRSLKPGSLVSPGNNNTMVDALRQLAVPAELCRSFLRLAEANTSRAVETCGILCGKLTRNAFTVTHVIVPKQCGGPDYCDTENEEELFLIQDQYDLITLGWIHTHPTQTAFLSSVDLHTHCSYQMMMPEAIAIVCSPKFNEIGYFRLTDRGTEEISTCKQKGFHPHSKDPPLFTHAGHVTITDDTVSMVDLR from the exons ATGGCAGACCACAATGACGTCAGTCTGCCACCGGAGGAGAGAGTCCGCGCTCTGACCAAGAAGGGAAGCTCAGTGGAAGTAAATGATGATGTGCCCCCGCGCCGCTACTTCCGCTCTGGCATGGAGATGGTCCGCATGGCGAACATCTACACAGAGGAGGGCAACATCGAGCACGCCTTCGTCCTTTACAATAAATACATCAC GCTCTTCATAGAAAAACTTCCCAAGCATCGGGATTACAAGACAGCTAACATTCCTGAGAAGAAGGACACACTAAAG AAACTGAAGGATGTTGCCTTTCCTCAAGCAGAGGTTCTGAAAAAAGCTCTTTTGAGGAGATTTGACCAGGAGTACGCCCAGTATCTTGTCAAAAAG AAAGCGGAGGAGGAGGCCTTGGCACGTGAGCAGTCCAAGCAGCGGGCGCTGGATGCCGAGCGGGAACGTGTGGCTGAGATGCAGCGGCGGCAGCGGGAGCAGGAGCAGTTCAGTGCCTTTGAGGAGATGATCCGCCGccaggagctggagaaggaaCGCCAGCGCGTGCTCCTGGAGTTCGCCACGCCTGCTACACCTTCCCCTGACACTCCCCTCATTCCAGGCATCCAAGTCCCTTCAATCGTCTCCCCCACCACCCCGCAGAGCCCAGGGGACATGTCCGGCGGCATCAACCATCAACACAATCGTCCCCCTTCAACCATCGGCACACCTGCCACGGGCCTGCCAAGCTTTGACCGCTCACTCAAGCCTGGATCTTTGGTCAGCCCCGGGAACAACA ATACGATGGTGGATGCCCTCCGGCAGTTGGCCGTGCCCGCTGAGCTGTGCCGGAGCTTTCTGAGGTTGGCCGAGGCCAACACAAGCCGAGCTGTAGAAACTTGTGGCATCCTGTGTGGCAAACTG ACCAGGAATGCGTTTACTGTGACGCATGTCATCGTACCAAAACAATGTGGCGGGCCAGACTATTGTGATACGGAAAATGAGGAGGAACTCTTCCTCATACAGGACCAGTACGATCTCATCACCCTGGGCTGGATACAT ACTCATCCCACACAGACGGCCTTCCTGTCCAGCGTCGacctccacacacactgctcctACCAGATGATGATGCCTGAGGCCATCGCCATCGTCTGCTCACCTAAGTTCAATGA GATCGGCTACTTCAGGTTGACAGATCGAGGAACAGAGGAGATCTCAACATGCAAACAGAAAGGCTTTCACCCTCACAGCAAAGACCCTCCTCTATTTACA CACGCGGGACATGTCACCATCACCGATGACACTGTGTCCATGGTGGATTTGCGgtga